The Peribacillus simplex genome contains a region encoding:
- a CDS encoding Ger(x)C family spore germination protein, giving the protein MKQTHKNIRPLFVSLSVLLLLFLTGCWSSHEIEEQSLGIGMAFDKGRKTFIEKELNEQGEGYLRKDLITSTYQLITPQVASSTTKQAGPQQKAYLNVSQTGDSILQMTRELALRNEQPLTANHMKVIVISESLAKSHGLEQLLDLNFRDNDFRPSCLLLISKGRASNTLETKTAGEIPAFRLVGIVENAYRTTRILPPMSLIKIESKIKSESSFLLQNVLSVNGQVKFAGAAVIDGKTHKMTGFLNEEELEGVTWITGKGKGGVVKSFDEETGQLIVYEIESMKSRIIPRVKGDNISFEVNIESVGRLSENWVVPGNAFKNEFLKKAEKLAEKEVNRLVRNVVEKMQREYQVDVAGFGNRLRIENPKVWKKVKKDWDQTFSETPINYNIQLTINDYGTSGGLRK; this is encoded by the coding sequence TCTTACAGGATGTTGGAGCAGTCATGAAATTGAAGAACAAAGTTTAGGAATAGGTATGGCATTTGATAAAGGAAGGAAGACCTTCATTGAGAAAGAGTTAAATGAACAAGGGGAAGGATATTTGAGAAAAGACCTGATTACTTCAACCTATCAACTTATCACTCCACAAGTAGCAAGTTCAACAACGAAACAAGCCGGACCACAACAAAAAGCTTATTTGAATGTTTCTCAAACGGGAGATTCCATCCTTCAGATGACTCGTGAATTAGCATTGAGAAACGAACAACCTTTAACCGCTAACCATATGAAAGTGATTGTTATCAGTGAAAGTCTTGCAAAATCACATGGTTTGGAACAATTACTTGATCTTAATTTTCGTGATAATGATTTTAGACCAAGCTGTCTTTTGCTCATCAGTAAAGGAAGAGCAAGCAACACACTGGAAACAAAGACAGCAGGAGAGATTCCAGCATTTCGCCTGGTTGGCATTGTGGAAAATGCCTATCGAACAACGAGGATTTTGCCTCCTATGTCGCTAATTAAAATAGAAAGTAAGATCAAATCAGAATCTAGTTTTCTGTTGCAAAATGTACTATCAGTGAATGGGCAAGTCAAATTTGCTGGTGCTGCAGTGATCGATGGTAAGACACACAAAATGACTGGTTTTTTAAATGAGGAAGAACTGGAGGGCGTAACATGGATAACAGGTAAGGGAAAAGGCGGTGTAGTGAAAAGCTTTGATGAAGAGACAGGTCAGCTGATTGTGTATGAGATAGAGTCCATGAAAAGCAGGATCATACCACGAGTTAAAGGAGACAACATCTCTTTTGAAGTAAACATTGAATCTGTGGGAAGACTGTCTGAAAACTGGGTAGTTCCAGGAAATGCTTTTAAAAATGAATTCCTAAAAAAAGCTGAAAAATTAGCTGAAAAAGAAGTGAATCGCTTGGTGAGAAATGTAGTGGAAAAAATGCAAAGAGAATACCAAGTGGACGTTGCCGGCTTCGGAAATCGATTGAGAATCGAGAACCCCAAAGTTTGGAAGAAGGTCAAAAAGGATTGGGACCAAACATTCAGTGAAACCCCGATCAACTACAATATACAATTAACGATTAACGATTATGGAACATCAGGAGGATTAAGGAAGTGA
- the gnd gene encoding decarboxylating NADP(+)-dependent phosphogluconate dehydrogenase, with the protein MYNTIGVIGLGVMGSNIALNMASKGEQVAVYNYTRDLTDQLVAELDSQLLHPYYEIQDFVQSLETPRKIFLMVTAGKPIDSVIHSLLPHLESGDIIMDGGNSHYEDTERRYDELISKGISYLGIGISGGEVGALKGPSIMPGGDKEAYEKVAPILTKIAAQVNDDPCCTYIGPKGAGHFVKMVHNGIEYADMQLIAETYTFLREKLHLEVNEIADIFETWNQGELKSYLIEITAEILRKKDEVTGLPLIDVILDKAGQKGTGKWTSMQAIDNGIPASIITESLFARYISALKEERVNAENILTGPENNQQNLDKNEWIDYIRQALYMGKVCAYAQGFTQYKMTSELNGWDLPLKDIALIFRGGCIIRAEFLNVISEAYQKQPDLANLLISPYFAEKVTDYQVGLRKVVCEGINSGISFPCLSASLSYYDSYRTGISNASLLQAQRDYFGAHTYERRDLAGVFHTNWQ; encoded by the coding sequence ATGTACAATACAATTGGTGTCATTGGTTTAGGGGTAATGGGCAGTAATATCGCTTTAAATATGGCTAGTAAAGGGGAACAAGTAGCTGTCTATAACTACACACGAGATTTAACGGACCAGCTTGTTGCTGAATTGGACAGTCAGTTGCTCCATCCGTATTACGAAATTCAAGACTTTGTTCAGTCTCTGGAAACTCCAAGAAAGATTTTTCTAATGGTAACTGCGGGTAAGCCGATCGACTCGGTTATCCATTCATTGCTTCCTCATCTTGAATCAGGCGATATTATCATGGACGGCGGCAACTCCCATTACGAAGACACTGAACGCAGATATGATGAATTGATATCCAAAGGAATCAGTTATTTGGGAATCGGTATTTCTGGTGGGGAAGTAGGGGCGCTAAAGGGACCTTCAATCATGCCGGGTGGAGATAAAGAGGCCTATGAAAAAGTCGCTCCGATTCTGACAAAAATCGCAGCACAAGTAAATGATGACCCTTGCTGTACCTACATCGGTCCTAAAGGAGCAGGTCATTTTGTGAAAATGGTACATAACGGGATTGAGTATGCAGATATGCAATTAATTGCCGAAACCTATACGTTTTTGAGAGAAAAGCTGCATTTGGAAGTTAATGAAATTGCTGACATCTTTGAAACATGGAATCAAGGTGAACTGAAAAGTTATTTAATCGAAATCACTGCTGAAATCTTAAGGAAAAAAGATGAAGTAACGGGCTTACCCTTGATCGATGTGATCCTTGATAAAGCAGGACAAAAAGGCACAGGCAAATGGACCAGCATGCAAGCAATTGATAACGGAATCCCAGCATCGATTATTACAGAGTCTTTGTTTGCTCGTTACATTTCTGCTTTAAAAGAAGAACGGGTTAATGCAGAAAATATTCTAACAGGCCCTGAGAACAATCAGCAAAATTTAGATAAAAATGAGTGGATTGACTATATTAGACAAGCATTATATATGGGAAAAGTTTGTGCATACGCGCAAGGTTTCACTCAATATAAAATGACTTCTGAACTTAACGGATGGGATTTGCCTTTAAAAGATATTGCGCTGATTTTCCGCGGTGGCTGCATCATTCGTGCAGAATTTTTAAATGTCATTAGCGAAGCCTATCAAAAGCAGCCGGATCTGGCGAATTTATTGATCTCACCATATTTTGCCGAAAAGGTTACAGATTATCAGGTAGGATTGCGAAAGGTTGTCTGTGAGGGAATAAACTCCGGTATCTCGTTCCCATGCTTAAGCGCTTCACTTTCTTATTACGATAGTTATCGAACAGGCATTTCAAATGCTAGTCTTTTGCAGGCACAACGTGATTATTTTGGTGCACATACCTATGAACGACGTGATTTGGCAGGAGTCTTTCACACAAACTGGCAGTGA
- a CDS encoding GntP family permease — translation MPLVIVALGIVALLILIMGLKLNTFISLIIVSFGVALALGMPLDGIVKTIEAGLGGTLGHLALIFGLGAMLGKLIADSGGAQRIAMTLVKKFGEKNIQWAVVAASFIIGVALFFEVGLVLLIPIVFAISRELKVSILYLGIPMVAALSVTHGFLPPHPGPTVIAGEYGADIGQVLLYGFIIAVPTVILAGPVFTKIAKRLVPESFTKTGSIASLGEQKSFKLEETPGFGISVFTALLPVILMSIATIITLMQKTMGFEDNGLLAAIRFIGEAGTSMLLSLLFAVYSMGLARKIPMKDIMESCTSAILHIGMMLLIIGGGGAFKQVLIDGGVGDYVAELFKGTSLSPILLAWIIAAILRISLGSATVAALTTAGLVIPMLGQTDVNLALVVLATGAGSLIASHVNDAGFWMFKEYFGLSMKETFATWTLLETIISVAGLGFILLLSLFV, via the coding sequence ATGCCATTAGTTATTGTCGCTTTAGGAATTGTCGCTTTATTAATTTTAATAATGGGCTTAAAATTAAACACCTTTATTTCCTTGATCATTGTATCGTTTGGAGTGGCTTTAGCACTTGGGATGCCACTTGATGGAATTGTCAAAACCATTGAAGCTGGATTAGGCGGAACACTTGGTCACTTAGCGTTAATCTTTGGACTTGGAGCGATGTTGGGTAAGTTGATCGCAGATTCAGGCGGCGCGCAGCGCATTGCCATGACCCTTGTTAAAAAATTCGGTGAAAAGAATATTCAATGGGCAGTCGTGGCAGCATCATTTATTATCGGTGTCGCATTGTTTTTTGAAGTGGGATTAGTATTATTAATTCCAATCGTATTTGCAATTTCAAGGGAATTGAAAGTTTCGATATTGTATCTTGGTATTCCAATGGTAGCGGCATTATCAGTAACGCACGGTTTCTTACCGCCGCATCCAGGGCCAACCGTCATCGCTGGTGAATATGGTGCAGACATTGGTCAGGTTTTACTTTACGGTTTCATTATTGCGGTTCCAACCGTTATTTTAGCTGGACCAGTATTTACGAAGATAGCTAAAAGATTAGTACCTGAATCATTTACGAAAACAGGCAGCATTGCCTCTTTAGGAGAACAAAAATCTTTTAAACTTGAAGAAACACCTGGATTTGGAATCAGTGTATTTACGGCTTTACTTCCGGTTATATTAATGTCAATTGCTACGATTATCACTTTGATGCAAAAAACAATGGGATTTGAAGATAATGGTCTACTAGCAGCTATCCGTTTTATTGGTGAAGCCGGTACTTCCATGTTGCTTTCCTTGTTATTTGCGGTCTATTCAATGGGATTAGCAAGAAAGATTCCAATGAAAGATATTATGGAATCTTGTACATCAGCAATCTTGCATATCGGAATGATGCTTTTGATCATAGGGGGCGGAGGAGCCTTCAAGCAAGTATTGATCGACGGCGGTGTAGGTGATTATGTAGCTGAATTATTCAAAGGAACATCATTATCACCAATCTTGCTTGCCTGGATCATCGCGGCAATCCTGCGTATTTCCTTAGGATCAGCTACCGTTGCTGCCTTAACGACAGCTGGTTTAGTAATTCCGATGTTAGGTCAAACGGACGTTAACCTTGCTCTAGTTGTGCTTGCTACTGGAGCGGGAAGTTTAATTGCTTCACACGTTAACGATGCTGGTTTCTGGATGTTTAAAGAATATTTTGGTTTAAGCATGAAAGAAACATTTGCAACATGGACCTTGCTTGAGACGATCATTTCAGTAGCTGGATTAGGATTCATTCTATTGCTGAGCTTATTTGTATAA
- a CDS encoding biotin/lipoyl-containing protein: MTSIIIPEIEEGIEKILLMQWYKQPGDYITVGESLAKFSCEGIEFDLFSEKEGTLKELNVAEDTIVKIGDLICYLDSGEALSEELIIEVEKQEMIEDEEPLENVTSLAEKNNIDSSIYLMNKNEEQVLFSPESQTVPVSTISMTYKEVRSLISHLYQSAEETFFKDEASFFQDIKKMLRSRWVYMNNGNVIYDHNIAALFPYRKYYELMDEDFDYKEHLDVSGFKGDAMTREEAAKSFNTTDHPIYKKIIALEDYSTSKNPSISRIFANQTANSSKSIAFKFNGYDIQSFDVVNQKNNLLGKGFFVPVFRLNGENAFGINDQVALHLWLENRLVPSGLSAERQKEYDYLLALYQLKGLDHESFLKELPSIAIDSKTFYEKLLNSEKVRADIDTYDEKMLTDPNRGHWDLWPVLSDEKPLTIKLNEEIMARNPKMDIREDGIVGIDFGTKSTVVVHQEESDFTLPMRIGVGYLNTEVQDWHYENPTVIEFIDLEHFLELYQEKEGRPDTRWQDVTVSHNALNNLMNGKSDHYYSILNNLKQWAGEKRNELRLKDKRGYAVVLRSFLDLADQEINPIELYAYYLGLYINNQNNGIYLDYTLSFPVTYEKEVREKILKCFECGLKKTLPMPIQQDEELMKKFRVTAGASEPAAYAVCALQEYGFEPEDDEKTYYGVFDFGGGTTDFDFGIWREAGLKESRYDYVIEHFAAGGDRYLGGENMLELLAFQVFKNNQRTMRELNIPFTLPAECVKFPGSETLINESQESYLNTKQLVEKLRPLWERHERYEEQFGKGMIRADLFDKAGHAKLNVELLIDQDEMEQLIEERIEKGIKNFFESLRRAFARSEPSKINKVNILLAGNSSKSPVVMNLFNKWIEREVQNTQNWGEVSDNLFEILPPLGTEGAYLKQEERNRVVNRDILTAPTGKTGVAFGLVQSRKGGSIKVIDRDMINGESKFKYFLGIGRKGKLKTVIDQEEEYSKWHLFIDASEEDFEIYYTSLPEASTNQLDIKQAQRKKLRIGHVDDSAFVYIRTISPTVIEYVVADEDSILNGVYLSEITKVELS; this comes from the coding sequence ATGACATCGATTATTATCCCAGAGATTGAAGAAGGCATTGAAAAAATCCTTCTTATGCAATGGTATAAACAGCCGGGCGATTATATTACGGTGGGCGAAAGCTTAGCCAAATTCAGCTGTGAGGGCATCGAATTTGACCTTTTTTCAGAAAAAGAAGGTACCCTTAAAGAATTGAATGTAGCGGAGGACACTATAGTCAAGATTGGTGATCTGATATGTTATCTGGATTCTGGTGAAGCTCTTTCAGAAGAATTAATAATAGAAGTTGAAAAGCAAGAAATGATAGAAGATGAAGAGCCCCTTGAGAACGTTACAAGTTTAGCTGAAAAAAATAACATAGACAGTTCTATATACTTAATGAATAAGAACGAAGAGCAGGTTCTATTCTCACCTGAGTCCCAAACCGTTCCGGTCTCAACCATTTCAATGACTTATAAAGAAGTGAGATCTTTAATCAGCCATTTATATCAGAGTGCAGAAGAAACCTTTTTTAAAGATGAAGCGAGCTTCTTTCAAGATATTAAAAAAATGCTCCGTTCCAGATGGGTTTACATGAATAACGGGAATGTTATATATGATCACAACATTGCAGCTTTATTTCCTTATAGAAAATACTATGAATTAATGGACGAAGATTTTGACTACAAAGAGCATCTGGACGTTTCCGGTTTTAAAGGTGATGCCATGACACGAGAAGAAGCTGCCAAAAGTTTCAATACAACCGATCACCCTATATATAAGAAAATAATAGCTTTAGAGGATTACTCCACGAGTAAAAATCCTTCCATTTCAAGGATATTTGCCAATCAGACGGCTAACTCTTCTAAATCAATAGCGTTTAAATTCAACGGGTACGACATTCAAAGTTTCGATGTTGTAAATCAAAAAAACAATTTGCTGGGCAAAGGATTTTTCGTTCCCGTTTTCCGTTTAAATGGGGAAAATGCCTTTGGAATCAATGATCAAGTGGCTCTCCATCTCTGGCTGGAAAACCGTTTAGTACCAAGTGGATTAAGTGCAGAACGCCAGAAGGAGTATGATTATTTGCTGGCATTGTATCAATTAAAGGGTTTAGATCATGAAAGTTTTCTAAAAGAATTGCCATCAATAGCTATCGATTCCAAGACGTTTTATGAGAAGCTTTTAAACTCTGAAAAAGTAAGAGCTGATATTGATACATATGATGAAAAGATGCTAACAGATCCAAACCGAGGACATTGGGATTTATGGCCTGTCCTCTCTGATGAAAAACCTTTAACGATAAAACTGAATGAAGAAATAATGGCCAGAAACCCCAAAATGGATATTAGGGAGGACGGCATAGTTGGCATTGATTTTGGAACCAAAAGTACAGTGGTCGTTCATCAAGAGGAAAGTGATTTTACTCTTCCCATGCGTATTGGGGTTGGCTACCTTAACACGGAAGTACAAGATTGGCATTATGAAAATCCAACCGTGATTGAATTTATTGATTTAGAACATTTCCTGGAGCTTTATCAAGAAAAGGAAGGAAGGCCAGATACAAGGTGGCAGGATGTGACGGTTTCCCACAATGCTCTTAACAATTTGATGAATGGAAAGAGTGACCATTATTATTCCATATTGAATAATCTAAAGCAGTGGGCTGGAGAAAAGAGAAACGAGCTCCGATTAAAAGACAAGAGGGGATATGCCGTTGTACTGCGTTCCTTTCTGGACTTAGCCGACCAGGAAATCAACCCAATTGAGTTATACGCTTACTATCTCGGTTTGTATATCAATAACCAGAACAATGGGATATACCTGGACTACACCTTGTCTTTTCCAGTGACGTATGAAAAAGAGGTAAGAGAAAAAATTCTAAAGTGTTTTGAGTGTGGGTTAAAAAAGACGCTTCCTATGCCGATTCAGCAAGATGAAGAATTAATGAAAAAGTTTCGTGTCACCGCTGGGGCGAGCGAACCTGCTGCCTATGCCGTTTGTGCGTTACAGGAATACGGGTTTGAACCGGAAGATGATGAAAAGACGTACTATGGTGTGTTTGATTTTGGCGGAGGAACGACAGATTTTGATTTTGGTATTTGGCGTGAAGCGGGCTTGAAAGAAAGCAGATATGATTATGTCATCGAGCATTTTGCAGCGGGCGGGGACCGTTATTTAGGTGGAGAGAACATGCTAGAGCTTTTGGCGTTCCAAGTGTTTAAAAACAACCAAAGAACAATGCGTGAGCTAAATATTCCTTTTACTCTCCCAGCAGAATGTGTCAAATTTCCAGGAAGTGAAACGCTGATTAATGAGTCGCAAGAATCCTATTTAAATACGAAACAATTGGTAGAAAAATTAAGGCCGCTTTGGGAAAGGCATGAACGGTATGAAGAACAGTTTGGAAAAGGCATGATTCGGGCAGACTTGTTTGACAAAGCCGGACACGCAAAACTAAATGTGGAACTTTTGATCGATCAAGATGAAATGGAACAACTGATTGAGGAAAGAATTGAAAAAGGCATTAAAAATTTCTTTGAGTCATTAAGGCGTGCTTTTGCCCGATCAGAACCTAGTAAAATTAATAAAGTAAATATACTGCTTGCGGGTAATTCAAGTAAATCCCCGGTCGTTATGAATCTATTTAATAAATGGATTGAAAGGGAAGTGCAGAACACTCAAAATTGGGGAGAAGTGTCTGATAATCTTTTTGAGATTCTTCCACCACTGGGGACGGAAGGCGCTTATTTAAAGCAAGAAGAGAGAAACAGAGTGGTTAACCGAGATATTTTAACAGCCCCTACAGGAAAAACAGGCGTTGCCTTTGGGCTTGTACAAAGCAGAAAAGGCGGAAGTATAAAAGTTATTGACCGTGATATGATCAACGGTGAATCAAAGTTCAAGTATTTTCTTGGCATCGGGAGAAAAGGGAAATTAAAAACAGTGATTGATCAAGAAGAAGAGTATAGCAAATGGCATCTTTTCATTGATGCGTCAGAAGAAGATTTTGAAATTTATTACACAAGCCTGCCGGAAGCTAGTACCAACCAGCTTGATATTAAGCAGGCACAGAGGAAAAAGCTTCGAATTGGGCATGTAGATGATTCAGCTTTTGTTTATATTCGAACCATAAGCCCGACTGTTATTGAATATGTTGTTGCAGACGAAGACTCGATTTTAAATGGGGTATATTTATCTGAAATTACTAAAGTAGAATTAAGCTAA